From Streptomyces fungicidicus, one genomic window encodes:
- a CDS encoding MBL fold metallo-hydrolase: protein MLIAGFPAGAWGTNCYLVAPAAGEECVIIDPGHQAADGVAEAVRKHRLKPVAVVLTHGHIDHVASVVPVCGAHDVPAWIHPDDRYMMSDPEKGIGRAIGMPLMGELTVGEPDDLRELADGSRLELAGMELTVAHAPGHTKGSVTFGMPETADIPPIMFSGDLLFAGSIGRTDLPGGDMAEMLDSLARVCLPLDDSTVVLSGHGPQTTIGQERATNPYLRQVAAGQGASDAPRRGM from the coding sequence GTGCTCATTGCCGGGTTCCCCGCCGGGGCCTGGGGGACGAACTGTTATCTCGTCGCCCCCGCCGCCGGTGAGGAGTGCGTGATCATCGACCCCGGCCACCAGGCCGCCGACGGCGTCGCGGAGGCGGTCCGCAAGCACCGGCTCAAGCCCGTAGCCGTCGTCCTCACCCACGGCCACATCGACCACGTCGCCTCGGTCGTCCCGGTGTGCGGAGCACACGACGTGCCGGCCTGGATCCACCCCGACGACCGGTACATGATGAGCGACCCCGAGAAGGGCATCGGCCGCGCCATCGGCATGCCGCTGATGGGCGAGCTGACCGTCGGGGAGCCGGACGACCTCCGTGAACTGGCCGACGGCAGCAGGCTGGAACTGGCGGGCATGGAGCTGACGGTCGCGCACGCGCCGGGCCATACCAAGGGGTCGGTGACCTTCGGCATGCCCGAGACGGCGGACATCCCGCCGATCATGTTCTCGGGCGACCTGCTGTTCGCCGGCTCCATCGGACGCACCGACCTGCCCGGCGGTGACATGGCCGAGATGCTCGACTCGCTGGCCCGCGTGTGCCTGCCGCTCGACGACTCGACCGTGGTGCTGTCCGGCCACGGCCCCCAGACGACCATCGGCCAGGAGCGCGCCACCAATCCGTATCTGCGGCAGGTGGCCGCCGGCCAGGGCGCTTCCGACGCGCCCCGACGAGGAATGTGA
- a CDS encoding peptidylprolyl isomerase — protein sequence MVSQEQRRRQLAREKFLRQQQRRTESRRKSRIRNSVIASVLGVILVGSLALYTTGTLKQDDEKTNANAEVTPSASAPSKAPDPCDKPAEGKVKSENWKKEPALSIDKSAKYTLKLDTTCGAIDVALKASAAPHTVNSFDFLADKGYFDHSKCHRLTTNGIYVLQCGDPTGTGTGGPGYTIPDENLKDKSLKDNTYPAGTVAMANTGQKDSGGSQFFLVYEDSQLPPSYTPFGTVSDAGMKVLKKIADAGENTGAGDGAPNATVVIDKATVTES from the coding sequence GTGGTCAGCCAGGAACAGCGGCGGCGTCAGCTCGCCCGGGAGAAGTTCTTGCGGCAGCAGCAGCGGCGCACCGAATCACGGCGGAAGTCGCGGATCCGTAACTCGGTGATCGCGTCCGTGCTGGGTGTGATCCTCGTGGGCAGCCTCGCGCTGTACACGACCGGGACGCTCAAGCAGGACGACGAGAAGACCAACGCGAACGCGGAGGTCACGCCGAGCGCCTCGGCGCCGAGCAAGGCTCCGGACCCGTGCGACAAGCCCGCCGAGGGCAAGGTCAAGTCGGAGAACTGGAAGAAGGAGCCGGCGCTCTCCATCGACAAGTCGGCGAAGTACACCCTGAAGCTGGACACGACGTGCGGCGCCATAGACGTGGCGCTGAAGGCGTCGGCGGCCCCGCACACGGTCAACTCGTTCGACTTCCTCGCCGACAAGGGCTACTTCGACCACAGCAAGTGTCACCGGCTCACCACGAACGGCATCTACGTGCTGCAGTGCGGTGACCCGACCGGCACCGGCACGGGCGGCCCCGGCTACACGATCCCGGACGAGAACCTGAAGGACAAAAGCCTGAAGGACAACACCTACCCGGCGGGCACGGTCGCGATGGCCAACACCGGGCAGAAGGACAGTGGCGGCAGCCAGTTCTTCCTGGTCTACGAGGACAGCCAGCTTCCGCCCAGCTACACACCGTTCGGCACCGTCTCGGACGCCGGCATGAAGGTGCTGAAGAAGATCGCCGACGCCGGGGAGAACACCGGAGCCGGTGACGGGGCACCCAACGCGACGGTCGTGATCGACAAGGCGACCGTCACCGAATCCTGA
- a CDS encoding DUF349 domain-containing protein yields MSSDPWGRVDETGTVYVRTADGEQVVGSWQAGSPEEALAYFERKYEGLVVEIGLLEKRVKTTDLSSKDAQTAIGHLREQVEAHHAVGDLDALRARLDKLVEQVDARREERKAQRAKQSDEARRSKEALVAEAEELAQSDQWRAAGERLRALVDTWKGLPRLDRKSDDELWHRFSHARSAFSKRRKQHFAQLDAQREDARQAKERLVAEAESLSNSTDWGPTAARYRDLMAEWKAVGRAQREHEEDLWNRFRGAQDVFFAARSSVFAERDAEQTENLKLKEELAGEAEKLLPITDLKAARAAFRAINERWEAIGHVPRDSRPKVEGRMHTVERALQEAEETEWRRTNPEARARAAGLTGQLQAAVDKLKGQIEQARAQGNTAKADKLERELEGRQALLDQALKGLHEFGG; encoded by the coding sequence GTGAGCAGCGACCCGTGGGGCCGCGTCGACGAGACGGGGACCGTGTACGTGCGTACGGCCGACGGCGAGCAGGTCGTCGGTTCCTGGCAGGCCGGCTCCCCCGAGGAGGCTCTGGCCTACTTCGAGCGCAAGTACGAGGGCCTGGTTGTCGAGATCGGCCTCCTCGAGAAGCGAGTGAAGACCACCGACCTGTCGTCGAAGGACGCGCAGACCGCGATCGGGCACCTGCGCGAGCAGGTGGAGGCCCACCACGCGGTCGGTGACCTGGACGCCCTCAGGGCCCGGCTGGACAAGCTCGTGGAGCAGGTGGACGCGCGGCGCGAGGAGCGCAAGGCGCAGCGGGCCAAGCAGTCCGACGAGGCGCGCCGCTCCAAGGAGGCGCTGGTCGCCGAGGCGGAGGAGCTGGCGCAGTCCGACCAGTGGCGGGCCGCCGGTGAGCGGCTGCGGGCCCTGGTGGACACCTGGAAGGGTCTGCCGCGGCTGGACCGCAAGTCGGACGACGAGCTGTGGCACCGGTTCTCGCACGCGCGGTCGGCGTTCTCCAAGCGGCGCAAGCAGCACTTCGCGCAGCTGGACGCGCAGCGCGAGGACGCCCGCCAGGCCAAGGAGCGGCTGGTCGCCGAGGCGGAGTCGCTGTCGAACTCGACGGACTGGGGTCCGACGGCCGCCCGCTACCGCGATCTGATGGCGGAGTGGAAGGCCGTGGGCCGCGCCCAGCGCGAGCACGAGGAGGACCTGTGGAACCGCTTCCGCGGCGCCCAGGACGTCTTCTTCGCCGCCCGCAGCTCGGTCTTCGCCGAGCGTGACGCGGAGCAGACCGAGAACCTCAAGCTCAAGGAGGAGCTGGCCGGTGAGGCCGAGAAGCTCCTGCCGATCACGGATCTGAAGGCCGCGCGGGCCGCGTTCCGCGCGATCAACGAGCGCTGGGAGGCCATCGGCCATGTGCCGCGGGACTCCCGCCCGAAGGTCGAGGGCCGGATGCACACCGTGGAGCGGGCGCTGCAGGAGGCCGAGGAGACCGAGTGGCGCCGGACGAACCCGGAGGCACGTGCGCGTGCCGCGGGTCTGACGGGCCAGCTCCAGGCCGCCGTGGACAAGCTGAAGGGCCAGATCGAGCAGGCCCGGGCGCAGGGCAACACCGCGAAGGCGGACAAGCTGGAGCGGGAGCTGGAGGGCCGCCAGGCCCTGCTGGACCAGGCGCTGAAGGGCCTGCACGAGTTCGGCGGCTGA
- the relA gene encoding GTP pyrophosphokinase, which yields MPDEAQHLTAAKPESASAAAAKPAPSAPHAKNDSRGPVQHAQAAPADKPEQPRPKPAPPERSAPLARPNTGQPRSGSSNRVRARLARLGVQRANPYNPVLEPLLRIVRSNDPKIENATLRQIERAYQVAERWHRGQKRKSGDPYITHPLAVTTILAELGMDPATLMAGLLHDTVEDTEYGLEDLRRDFGDVVTLLVDGVTKLDKVKFGEAAQAETVRKMVVAMAKDPRVLVIKLADRLHNMRTMRYLKREKQEKKARETLEIYAPLAHRLGMNTIKWELEDLAFAILYPKMYDEIVRLVAERAPKRDEYLAIVTDEVQQDLRAARIKATVTGRPKHYYSVYQKMIVRGRDFAEIYDLVGIRVLVDTVRDCYAALGTVHARWNPVPGRFKDYIAMPKFNMYQSLHTTVIGPGGKPVELQIRTFDMHRRAEYGIAAHWKYKQEAVAGASKVRTDAPKSSGKSKDDHLNDMAWLRQLLDWQKETEDPGEFLESLRFDLSRNEVFVFTPKGDVIALPAGATPVDFAYAVHTEVGHRTIGARVNGRLVPLESTLDNGDLVEVFTSKAAGAGPSRDWLGFVKSPRARNKIRAWFSKERRDEAIEQGKDSIVRAMRKQNLPIQRILTGDSLVTLAHEMRYSDISALYAAIGEGHVSAPNIVQKLVQALGGEEAATEEIDEAVPPARGRGRKRRSSADPGVVVKGVDDVWVKLARCCTPVPGDPIIGFVTRGSGVSVHRSDCVNVDSLSREPERILDVEWAPTQSSVFLVAIQVEALDRSRLLSDVTRVLSDQHVNILSAAVQTSRDRVATSRFTFEMGDPKHLGHVLKAVRGVEGVYDVYRVTSARNRT from the coding sequence TTGCCAGACGAGGCCCAACACCTGACCGCAGCCAAGCCCGAGTCCGCCTCGGCGGCCGCGGCGAAGCCCGCGCCGAGCGCGCCCCACGCGAAGAACGACTCGCGCGGGCCGGTCCAGCACGCCCAGGCAGCTCCGGCCGACAAACCCGAGCAGCCGCGCCCCAAGCCGGCCCCGCCCGAGCGCTCGGCGCCCCTGGCCCGCCCCAACACCGGCCAGCCGCGCTCCGGCTCCTCCAACCGCGTCCGCGCCCGCCTCGCCCGGCTCGGCGTGCAGCGGGCGAACCCGTACAACCCGGTGCTGGAGCCGCTGCTGCGGATCGTGCGCAGCAACGACCCCAAGATCGAGAACGCCACGCTGCGCCAGATCGAGCGCGCCTACCAGGTCGCCGAGCGCTGGCACCGCGGCCAGAAGCGCAAGAGCGGCGACCCGTACATCACGCATCCGCTCGCCGTCACCACCATCCTCGCCGAGCTCGGCATGGACCCGGCCACCCTGATGGCCGGACTGCTGCACGACACCGTCGAGGACACCGAGTACGGCCTGGAGGACCTGCGCCGCGACTTCGGCGACGTGGTCACCCTGCTCGTCGACGGCGTCACCAAGCTGGACAAGGTCAAGTTCGGCGAGGCCGCGCAGGCCGAGACCGTGCGCAAGATGGTCGTCGCCATGGCCAAGGACCCGCGCGTCCTGGTCATCAAGCTCGCCGACCGCCTGCACAACATGCGCACCATGCGCTACCTCAAGCGCGAGAAGCAGGAGAAGAAGGCGCGCGAGACCCTGGAGATCTACGCGCCGCTCGCCCACCGACTGGGCATGAACACCATCAAGTGGGAGCTGGAGGACCTCGCCTTCGCGATCCTCTACCCCAAGATGTACGACGAGATCGTCCGCCTCGTCGCCGAGCGCGCCCCCAAGCGCGACGAGTACCTCGCCATAGTCACCGACGAGGTGCAGCAGGACCTGCGCGCCGCCCGCATCAAGGCGACCGTCACCGGCCGCCCCAAGCACTACTACAGCGTCTACCAGAAGATGATCGTCCGCGGCCGGGACTTCGCGGAGATCTACGACCTGGTGGGCATCCGCGTCCTGGTGGACACCGTCCGCGACTGCTATGCGGCGCTCGGCACCGTCCACGCCCGCTGGAACCCGGTTCCGGGGCGGTTCAAGGACTACATCGCGATGCCCAAGTTCAACATGTACCAGTCGCTGCACACGACGGTCATCGGCCCCGGCGGCAAGCCCGTCGAGCTGCAGATCCGCACGTTCGACATGCACCGCCGCGCGGAGTACGGCATCGCCGCGCACTGGAAGTACAAGCAGGAGGCCGTCGCCGGCGCCTCCAAGGTGCGCACCGACGCGCCCAAGTCGTCCGGCAAGAGCAAGGACGACCACCTCAACGACATGGCATGGCTGCGCCAGCTGCTGGACTGGCAGAAGGAGACCGAGGACCCGGGCGAGTTCCTGGAGTCGCTCCGCTTCGACCTGTCCCGCAACGAGGTCTTCGTCTTCACCCCCAAGGGCGACGTCATAGCGCTCCCCGCGGGCGCCACCCCGGTGGACTTCGCGTACGCGGTCCACACCGAGGTCGGCCACCGCACCATCGGGGCGCGGGTCAACGGGCGGCTCGTCCCGCTGGAGTCGACCCTCGACAACGGCGACCTGGTGGAGGTCTTCACCTCCAAGGCGGCCGGCGCGGGCCCCTCCCGGGACTGGCTCGGCTTCGTGAAGTCGCCGCGCGCCCGCAACAAGATCCGCGCCTGGTTCTCCAAGGAGCGCCGCGACGAGGCCATCGAGCAGGGCAAGGACTCCATCGTCCGCGCGATGCGCAAGCAGAACCTGCCGATCCAGCGCATCCTCACCGGCGACTCGCTGGTCACGCTGGCGCACGAGATGCGCTACTCCGACATCTCCGCGCTCTACGCGGCGATCGGCGAGGGCCATGTCTCCGCGCCGAACATCGTGCAGAAGCTCGTCCAGGCCCTCGGCGGCGAGGAGGCGGCCACCGAGGAGATCGACGAGGCGGTGCCGCCGGCCCGCGGACGCGGCCGCAAGCGCCGCTCCAGCGCCGACCCCGGTGTCGTCGTCAAGGGCGTCGACGACGTCTGGGTGAAGCTGGCCCGCTGCTGTACGCCGGTGCCCGGCGACCCGATCATCGGGTTCGTGACCCGCGGCAGCGGCGTATCGGTTCACCGCAGCGACTGCGTCAACGTCGACTCGCTGTCCCGGGAGCCCGAGCGGATCCTCGACGTCGAGTGGGCGCCCACCCAGTCGTCGGTGTTCCTGGTCGCCATCCAGGTCGAGGCCCTGGACCGGTCCCGGCTGCTGTCGGACGTCACCCGCGTGCTGTCCGACCAGCACGTCAACATCCTGTCCGCGGCCGTCCAGACCTCCCGCGACCGCGTCGCCACCTCCCGTTTCACATTCGAGATGGGCGACCCCAAGCACCTCGGCCACGTCCTGAAGGCCGTACGCGGTGTGGAGGGCGTGTACGACGTGTACCGGGTGACCTCGGCCCGCAACCGCACCTAG
- a CDS encoding adenine phosphoribosyltransferase, with protein MNGLTDISALLLSRIRDVADYPEPGVMFKDITPLLADPEAFTALSDALAGIARSTGATKVVGLEARGFILGAPVAVRAGLGFIPVRKAGKLPGATLSQAYDLEYGSAEIEVHAEDLTRDDRVLVVDDVLATGGTAEASVQLIRRAGAEVAGLAVLMELGFLGGRARLEPALAGAPLEALLTI; from the coding sequence ATGAACGGGCTCACGGACATCTCGGCCCTGCTGCTGAGCCGCATCCGGGACGTGGCGGACTACCCGGAGCCGGGTGTGATGTTCAAGGACATCACCCCGCTCCTGGCGGACCCCGAGGCGTTCACCGCGCTCAGCGACGCCCTGGCCGGCATCGCCCGCAGCACCGGCGCCACCAAGGTCGTCGGCCTGGAGGCCCGCGGATTCATCCTGGGCGCCCCGGTCGCCGTCCGCGCGGGCCTCGGCTTCATCCCCGTACGCAAGGCGGGCAAGCTCCCCGGAGCCACCCTCAGCCAGGCGTACGACCTGGAGTACGGCTCCGCCGAGATCGAGGTGCACGCGGAGGACCTCACCCGGGACGACCGCGTCCTGGTGGTCGACGACGTCCTCGCCACCGGAGGCACCGCCGAGGCGTCGGTCCAGCTCATCCGCAGGGCGGGCGCCGAGGTCGCCGGCCTCGCGGTCCTGATGGAGCTCGGATTCCTCGGCGGCCGGGCCCGGCTGGAGCCGGCCCTGGCCGGCGCTCCGCTGGAGGCGCTGCTCACGATCTGA
- the secF gene encoding protein translocase subunit SecF: MSKLGNLGARLHHGEVGYDFIKNRKIWYGISILITITAIVGLAVRGLHMGIEFQGGAVFTTPKNMSVSVATAEGYAEDASGHDAIVQKLGDGSLRIQVAGIDTGTSDKIKETLAKDLKVDGEQINAELVGPSWGEQIANKAWQGLGIFLVLVVIYLAIAFEWRMAVAAFVALIHDITITVGIYALVGFEVTPGTVIGLLTILGYSLYDTVVVFDSLKEQTKDITKQTRWTYSEIANRSINSTLVRSVNTTVVALLPVAGLLFIGGGVLGAGMLNDISLSLFVGLAAGAYSSIFIATPLVADLKELEPSMKSLKKRVLAKRAQGGATDDTEHSAVTDEEYGDEDGDAAPAVVGPRHQPAARARGRGRPSGKRR; the protein is encoded by the coding sequence ATGTCGAAGCTCGGCAACCTCGGTGCCCGACTGCACCACGGCGAAGTCGGCTACGACTTCATCAAGAACCGCAAGATCTGGTACGGCATCTCCATCCTGATCACCATCACGGCCATCGTCGGCCTGGCGGTGCGCGGCCTGCACATGGGCATCGAGTTCCAGGGCGGAGCGGTCTTCACCACCCCGAAGAACATGAGCGTCTCGGTCGCCACGGCCGAGGGGTACGCGGAGGACGCCTCCGGCCACGACGCCATCGTCCAGAAGCTCGGTGACGGCAGCCTGCGCATCCAGGTCGCGGGCATCGACACCGGCACCTCGGACAAGATCAAGGAAACCCTCGCCAAGGACCTCAAGGTCGACGGCGAGCAGATCAACGCCGAACTGGTCGGTCCCAGCTGGGGCGAGCAGATCGCCAACAAGGCCTGGCAGGGCCTGGGCATCTTCCTGGTGCTGGTCGTGATCTATCTGGCGATCGCCTTCGAATGGCGCATGGCGGTCGCCGCGTTCGTCGCGCTGATCCACGACATCACCATCACCGTCGGCATCTACGCCCTCGTCGGCTTCGAGGTCACGCCGGGCACGGTGATCGGTCTGCTCACCATCCTCGGCTATTCGCTGTACGACACGGTGGTCGTCTTCGACAGCCTCAAGGAACAGACGAAGGACATCACCAAACAGACCCGCTGGACCTACAGCGAGATCGCCAACCGCTCGATCAACAGCACGCTGGTCCGCTCCGTCAACACCACGGTGGTGGCGCTGCTGCCGGTCGCCGGCCTGCTCTTCATCGGCGGCGGTGTCCTCGGCGCCGGCATGCTGAACGACATCTCGCTGTCGCTGTTCGTCGGTCTCGCCGCCGGTGCGTACTCCTCGATCTTCATCGCCACCCCGCTCGTCGCCGACCTCAAGGAACTCGAGCCGTCGATGAAGTCCCTGAAGAAGCGCGTCCTGGCCAAGCGCGCCCAGGGCGGGGCCACGGACGACACCGAACACTCCGCGGTCACAGACGAGGAGTACGGCGACGAGGACGGGGACGCCGCACCCGCGGTCGTCGGCCCGCGCCACCAGCCCGCAGCCCGCGCCCGCGGCCGGGGCCGTCCCTCCGGGAAGCGCCGATGA
- the secD gene encoding protein translocase subunit SecD translates to MAALKKGRNASATSKPWRSLALILIAIVALTGGMFASGHKTPRLGIDLAGGTSITLAAVPEAGQESAINKTNMATAVSIMERRVNGLGVSEAEVQTQGTRNIIVNIPKGTNSKQAREQVGTTAKLYFRPVLTTELAGGGAAPTPSATGNGSEQDSGKDKATDKATDKATDGASPSASATTQGRAVTDALKADETPSASPSGTAGDKAAPTPSATGGTSGDADSKLQAQYAALDCTKESVRAKAGEGSKSTDATVACGQNSQGQWQKYILGPAAVDGTEVDKAKAVLNTQSGAGWTVTMDFTDKGSKKFADITGKLAQNQSPQNQFAIVLDNEVVSDPYVSQALTGGNAEISGNFTQQSSQELANMLSYGALPLTFREDSVTTVTAALGGEQLKAGLIAGAIGLALVVLYLLVYYRGLSFIAIASLLVSAALTYVIMSLLGPTIGFALNLPAVCGAIVAIGITADSFIVFFERVRDEIREGRTLRPSVERAWPRARRTILVSDFVSFLAAAVLFVVTVGKVQGFAFTLGLTTVLDVVVVFLFTKPLLTLMARRKFFASGHKWSGLDPKALGAKPPLRRTRRPSAPTHTKEA, encoded by the coding sequence GTGGCAGCACTCAAAAAGGGACGGAACGCGAGCGCCACAAGTAAGCCGTGGCGCTCGCTGGCTCTGATCCTGATCGCCATCGTGGCGCTCACCGGGGGAATGTTCGCCTCCGGGCACAAGACCCCGCGTCTCGGCATCGACCTGGCCGGCGGTACGAGCATCACGCTGGCAGCGGTCCCCGAGGCCGGCCAGGAGTCCGCGATCAACAAGACCAACATGGCCACCGCGGTCTCCATCATGGAGCGGCGGGTCAACGGTCTGGGCGTCTCCGAGGCCGAGGTCCAGACGCAGGGCACCCGCAACATCATCGTCAACATTCCCAAGGGCACGAACTCCAAGCAGGCCCGGGAACAGGTCGGCACCACCGCGAAGCTGTACTTCCGTCCCGTCCTCACCACCGAACTCGCGGGTGGCGGCGCCGCTCCCACGCCCAGCGCGACCGGCAACGGCTCGGAGCAGGACTCCGGCAAGGACAAGGCGACCGACAAGGCGACGGACAAGGCCACCGACGGCGCGTCCCCCTCGGCGAGCGCCACCACCCAGGGCCGTGCGGTCACCGACGCCCTGAAGGCCGACGAGACGCCGTCCGCCTCCCCGAGCGGCACCGCCGGGGACAAGGCGGCCCCCACCCCCTCCGCGACCGGCGGCACCTCCGGCGACGCGGACAGCAAGCTCCAGGCCCAGTACGCCGCGCTCGACTGCACCAAGGAGAGCGTCCGCGCCAAGGCCGGTGAGGGCTCCAAGTCCACCGACGCGACCGTCGCCTGCGGCCAGAACAGCCAGGGCCAGTGGCAGAAGTACATCCTCGGCCCCGCCGCGGTCGACGGCACCGAGGTCGACAAGGCCAAGGCCGTGCTGAACACGCAGTCCGGCGCCGGCTGGACCGTGACGATGGACTTCACCGACAAGGGCAGCAAGAAGTTCGCCGACATCACCGGCAAGCTCGCGCAGAACCAGTCGCCGCAGAACCAGTTCGCCATCGTGCTGGACAACGAGGTCGTCTCCGACCCCTACGTCAGCCAGGCCCTGACCGGCGGCAACGCCGAGATCTCCGGCAACTTCACCCAGCAGTCGTCGCAGGAACTGGCGAACATGCTGTCCTACGGCGCGCTGCCGCTGACCTTCCGCGAGGACAGCGTCACCACCGTCACCGCCGCCCTCGGCGGCGAGCAGCTGAAGGCCGGTCTGATCGCCGGTGCCATCGGCCTCGCCCTGGTCGTCCTGTACCTGCTGGTCTACTACCGCGGCCTGTCCTTCATCGCCATCGCCTCCCTGCTGGTCTCCGCGGCCCTCACCTACGTGATCATGTCGCTGCTCGGCCCGACGATCGGCTTCGCGCTGAACCTGCCGGCCGTGTGCGGTGCCATCGTCGCGATCGGCATCACGGCGGACTCGTTCATCGTGTTCTTCGAACGGGTCCGGGACGAGATCCGCGAGGGCCGCACGCTGCGCCCCTCCGTCGAGCGTGCCTGGCCGCGTGCCCGGCGCACCATCCTGGTCTCCGACTTCGTGTCGTTCCTCGCCGCCGCGGTGCTCTTCGTCGTCACCGTCGGCAAGGTCCAGGGCTTCGCGTTCACGCTCGGTCTGACCACCGTCCTCGACGTGGTGGTGGTGTTCCTCTTCACCAAGCCGCTGCTGACGCTGATGGCCCGCCGGAAGTTCTTCGCGAGCGGCCACAAGTGGTCCGGTCTCGACCCGAAGGCACTGGGAGCGAAGCCGCCGCTGCGCCGGACCCGCCGTCCCTCCGCCCCCACCCACACGAAGGAGGCGTGA
- the yajC gene encoding preprotein translocase subunit YajC, whose amino-acid sequence MSLLTLLPFIVLIGAMFLMTRSAKKKQQQAVDMRNQMQPGSGVRTIGGMYATVKEVSEDTVLLDAGPGVELLFAKNAIGAVLTDEEYNRIVHGVEHDLKSDVVPDDASSLTETDDSSDAAAASDDTPVDLGKKDAADEPADADTAGEAKADAQSKKSEGDSEAK is encoded by the coding sequence GTGAGTCTCCTGACCCTCCTCCCGTTCATTGTGCTCATCGGGGCCATGTTCCTGATGACCCGGTCGGCCAAGAAGAAGCAGCAGCAGGCAGTCGACATGCGGAACCAGATGCAGCCCGGTTCCGGCGTCCGCACCATCGGGGGCATGTACGCCACGGTCAAGGAGGTCAGCGAGGACACGGTCCTCCTCGACGCCGGCCCGGGTGTGGAACTGCTGTTCGCCAAGAACGCGATCGGTGCCGTCCTGACCGACGAGGAGTACAACCGCATCGTCCACGGCGTCGAGCACGACCTGAAGTCCGACGTCGTCCCCGACGACGCCTCCTCCCTCACCGAGACCGACGACTCCTCCGACGCTGCCGCCGCCTCCGACGACACGCCCGTCGACCTCGGCAAGAAGGACGCCGCCGACGAGCCGGCCGACGCCGACACGGCCGGCGAGGCGAAGGCGGACGCACAGTCGAAGAAGTCCGAGGGCGACTCCGAGGCGAAGTAG
- the ruvB gene encoding Holliday junction branch migration DNA helicase RuvB — translation MNWDDATDTDAAGERLVGSVADGEDQAVEAALRPKDLGEFIGQEKVREQLDLVLRAARARGATADHVLLSGAPGLGKTTLSMIIAAEMEAPIRITSGPAIQHAGDLAAILSSLQEGEVLFLDEIHRMSRPAEEMLYMAMEDFRVDVIVGKGPGATAIPLELPPFTLVGATTRAGLLPPPLRDRFGFTAHMEFYEPAELQRVVHRSAHLLDVEIDAHGAAEIAGRSRGTPRIANRLLRRVRDYAQVKADGVITRGIAEAALAVYEVDARGLDRLDRAVLEALLKLFGGGPVGLSTLSVAVGEERETVEEVAEPFLVREGLLARTPRGRVATPAAWAHLGLAPPRSQAAGNGQGDLFGA, via the coding sequence ATGAACTGGGACGACGCCACCGACACGGACGCCGCCGGCGAGCGGCTGGTGGGCTCGGTCGCCGACGGCGAGGACCAGGCCGTGGAGGCCGCCCTGCGCCCCAAGGACCTGGGCGAGTTCATCGGCCAGGAGAAGGTCCGCGAACAACTCGACCTCGTGCTGCGCGCCGCCCGCGCACGCGGCGCCACCGCCGACCACGTGCTGCTCTCGGGAGCCCCCGGCCTGGGCAAGACCACCCTCTCCATGATCATCGCCGCCGAGATGGAAGCCCCCATCCGCATCACCTCCGGCCCCGCCATCCAGCACGCGGGCGACCTCGCGGCGATCCTGTCCTCCCTCCAGGAGGGCGAGGTCCTCTTCCTCGACGAGATCCACCGCATGTCCCGGCCCGCCGAGGAGATGCTCTACATGGCGATGGAGGACTTCCGCGTCGACGTGATCGTCGGCAAGGGCCCCGGCGCCACCGCCATCCCCCTCGAACTGCCCCCCTTCACCCTGGTCGGCGCCACCACCCGGGCGGGACTGCTGCCGCCCCCGCTGCGCGACCGCTTCGGCTTCACCGCGCACATGGAGTTCTACGAGCCCGCCGAGCTGCAGCGGGTCGTGCACCGCTCGGCGCATCTGCTCGACGTGGAGATCGACGCGCACGGCGCCGCCGAGATCGCCGGCCGCTCCCGCGGCACGCCCCGTATCGCCAACCGGCTGCTGCGCCGCGTCAGGGACTACGCGCAGGTCAAGGCCGACGGAGTGATCACCCGGGGCATCGCCGAGGCGGCCCTCGCCGTCTACGAGGTCGACGCCCGGGGCCTCGACCGGCTGGACCGGGCCGTGCTGGAGGCCCTGCTGAAGCTGTTCGGCGGCGGACCCGTCGGCCTGTCCACGCTCTCCGTCGCGGTCGGCGAGGAACGTGAGACCGTGGAAGAGGTGGCCGAACCCTTCCTCGTGCGGGAGGGTCTGCTCGCCCGCACCCCGCGCGGGCGGGTCGCCACCCCGGCGGCGTGGGCGCACCTCGGTCTCGCACCACCCCGTTCACAGGCCGCCGGAAACGGACAAGGGGACCTGTTCGGGGCGTGA